The Macaca thibetana thibetana isolate TM-01 chromosome 19, ASM2454274v1, whole genome shotgun sequence genome has a segment encoding these proteins:
- the LOC126941671 gene encoding LOW QUALITY PROTEIN: uncharacterized protein LOC126941671 (The sequence of the model RefSeq protein was modified relative to this genomic sequence to represent the inferred CDS: inserted 1 base in 1 codon; deleted 1 base in 1 codon) produces MASGTLAPRSSISATEMPGSWPNWHLTSTCVVHRIIPPMPFPPPTVQSTVADPLPPAAKQDSRIWAFDEVLSRWETTSGLAYVPKTHCGPCAQPRXPEPADPTRTVGIKEWREKLRYRGWGLPLTTKYQRSERRAQYTGSPDQDARAPEYVGPQPSQVADHHRGGLGLEARPGPGAGNSPSGLLSCCGARGRTVGGDETRIF; encoded by the exons ATGGCCAGTGGCACCCTGG CGCCGCGGTCTTCCATCTCTGCAACCGAGATGCCTGGATCCTGGCCCAACTGGCATCTCACCAGCACCTGCGTTGTCCACCGCATTATCCCACCCATGCCCTTCCCCCCACCCACGGTGCAG TCCACGGTCGCAGACCCTCTACCCCCGGCTGCAAAGCAGGATTCTCGCATCTGGGCTTTCGACGAGGTCCTCAGCAGATGGGAGACAACCTCTGGCTTGGCCTACGTGCCCAAGACCCATTGCGGGccctgcgcccagccca gcccagaaCCTGCAGACCCCACGCGGACTGTGGGGATCAAGGAATGGAGAGAAAAGTTAAG ATACCGCGGCTGGGGCCTCCCACTGACCACAAAATACCAGCGCAGCGAGAGGAGGGCGCAGTACACCGGCTCTCCCGACCAGGACGCGCGCGCCCCCGAATACGTCGGGCCCCAG CCCTCACAAGTCGCAGACCACCACCGCGGGGGGCTGGGCCTCGAGGCCAGGCCAGGACCGGGGGCTGGAAACTCACCTTCAGGGCTCCTAAGCTGCTGCGGAGCTAGAGGGCGGACTGTGGGTGGGGATGAGACTAGAATATTCTGA
- the LOC126943605 gene encoding choriogonadotropin subunit beta, translated as MEMLQGLLLWLLLSVGRARASREPLRPLCRPINATLAAEKEACPVCITVNTTICAGYCPTMMRVLQVILPPVPQVVCNYREVRFESIRLPGCPPGVDPVVSVPVALSCRCALCRRSTSDCGGPKDHPLTCDDPHLQASSSSKDPPPSPPSPSRLLEPADTPFLPQ; from the exons ATGGAGATGCTCCAG GGgctgctgctgtggctgctgctgagCGTGGGCAGGGCACGGGCATCCAGGGAGCCGCTGCGGCCACTGTGCCGCCCCATCAATGCCACCCTGGCTGCCGAGAAGGAGGCCTGCCCCGTGTGCATCACCGTCAACACCACCATCTGTGCCGGCTACTGCCCCACCATG ATGCGGGTGCTGCAGGTGATCCTGCCGCCAGTGCCCCAGGTGGTGTGCAACTACCGCGAGGTGCGCTTCGAGTCCATCCGGCTCCCTGGCTGCCCGCCTGGCGTGGACCCCGTGGTCTCCGTTCCCGTGGCTCTCAGCTGTCGTTGTGCACTCTGCCGCCGCAGCACCTCTGACTGTGGGGGTCCCAAGGACCACCCTTTGACCTGTGATGACCCCCACCTCCAGGCCTCCTCTTCCTCAAAGGACCCTCCCCCCAGCCCTCCAAGTCCATCTCGACTCCTGGAGCCAGCAGACACCCCGTTCCTCCCGCAATAA
- the LOC126943603 gene encoding choriogonadotropin subunit beta-like, which yields MGGPGHGAVVSDWAEAVSLSQGLLLWLLMSMGGAQASREPLRPLCRPINATLAAEKEACPVCITVNTTICAGYCPTMMRVLQVILPPVPQVVCNYREVRFESIRLPGCPPGVDPVVSVPVALSCRCALCRRSTSDCGGPKDHPLTCDDPHLQASSSSKDPPPSPPSPSRLLEPADTPFLPQ from the exons ATGGGAGGGCCAGGGCACGGGGCTGTGGTCTCAGACTGGGCTGAAGCAGTGTCCTTGTCCCAGGGgctgctgctgtggctgctgaTGAGCATGGGCGGGGCACAGGCATCCAGGGAGCCGCTGCGGCCACTGTGCCGCCCCATCAATGCCACCCTGGCTGCCGAGAAGGAGGCCTGCCCCGTGTGCATCACCGTCAACACCACCATCTGTGCCGGCTACTGCCCCACCATG ATGCGGGTGCTGCAGGTGATCCTGCCGCCAGTGCCCCAGGTGGTGTGCAACTACCGCGAGGTGCGCTTCGAGTCCATCCGGCTCCCTGGCTGCCCGCCTGGCGTGGACCCCGTGGTCTCCGTTCCCGTGGCTCTCAGCTGTCGTTGTGCACTCTGCCGCCGCAGCACCTCTGACTGTGGGGGTCCCAAGGACCACCCTTTGACCTGTGATGACCCCCACCTCCAGGCCTCCTCTTCCTCAAAGGACCCTCCCCCCAGCCCTCCAAGTCCATCCCGACTCCTGGAGCCAGCAGACACCCCGTTCCTCCCGCAATAA
- the NTF4 gene encoding neurotrophin-4 translates to MLLLPSCSLPILLLFLLPSVPIESQPPPSTLPPFLAPEWDLLSPRVVLSRGAPAGPPLLFLLEAGAFRESAGTPANRSRRGVSETAPASRRGELAVCDAVSGWVTDRRTAVDLRGREVEVLGEVPAAGGSPLRQYFFETRCKADNTEEGGPGAGGGGCRGVDRRHWVSECKAKQSYVRALTADAQGRVGWRWIRIDTACVCTLLSRTGRA, encoded by the coding sequence ATGCTCCTCCTCCCCTCATgctccctccccatcctcctccttttcctcctccccagtGTGCCAATTGAGTCCCAACCCCCACCCTCAACATTGCCTCCTTTTCTGGCCCCTGAGTGGGACCTTCTGTCCCCCCGAGTGGTCCTGTCTAGGGGTGCCCCTGCTGGGCCCCCTCTGCTCTTCCTGCTGGAGGCTGGGGCCTTTCGAGAGTCAGCAGGCACCCCGGCCAACCGCAGCCGGCGTGGGGTGAGCGAAACTGCACCAGCGAGTCGTCGGGGTGAACTGGCCGTGTGCGATGCAGTCAGCGGCTGGGTGACAGACCGCCGGACCGCTGTGGACTTGCGTGGGCGCGAGGTGGAGGTGTTGGGCGAGGTGCCTGCAGCTGGCGGCAGTCCCCTCCGCCAGTACTTCTTTGAAACCCGCTGCAAGGCTGATAACACTGAGGAAGGTGGCCCGGGGGCAGGTGGAGGGGGCTGCCGGGGTGTGGACCGAAGGCACTGGGTGTCTGAGTGCAAGGCCAAGCAGTCCTATGTACGAGCATTGACCGCTGATGCCCAGGGCCGTGTGGGCTGGCGGTGGATTCGAATTGACACTGCCTGCGTCTGCACACTCCTCAGCCGGACTGGTCGGGCCTGA